From the Cloeon dipterum chromosome 4, ieCloDipt1.1, whole genome shotgun sequence genome, the window acaaaaattaaaacgccaggtatttttacagctttatatgaataaataaataaattttatctgaaaaccAGGGGCGTGCCACGGAGATGAGCTTGGCTACCTCTTCAATCACAGAgtattaaacattttgaagCCATTAAGCAATGCTGACTTGCAAGTGACGATGTCAATGACAAAATTATGGACTGACTTTGCCAGGACCGGGTAAAAGGAATGACATACATTTGTTTAATATTGCTAAATAAAATCCTTGTTGCAGAAACCCAACACCAACTGGCTCAAATTTCACGACTTGGCTTCCGATAGAGAAGAAGAAAGACCCGCGAGAAATTGTTGCTCGCTTCATGGACATCAACTCAAACCTAAGCATGCACAACGACACTGGTCCCTACGATAACCGTGTACGTTTCTGGACAGCTATgcttaataataaaagaaagactgatatttaaacataaatttcgtttgctcaattaattgttatttgacAAACACGTTAGTTTAGCACCATGACACGTCTAGCAAACATTTTCCTTGGAACCAGCCATAAATCAACTTGCTCGTCGCTGAAGTGCCTTTCAGCTCAGCTGGAATACCTCGTCTAGCCTCCTCTTGCGTCTAAACATATAAATAAGTAAAGagtttccaaataaaaaaaaaatctcaccaTTCTTGGAGGGAAAACCCTCGAGGCCCTGGACTTGGACAGGTACTCCCTGTAGGCCATCTGCAGATCAAGAGCCAGGTCCTCATTTAGACAAGTTGCACAAAGTTTACACTCAAACTCGCTGCAGTCGTTGCAGTACAAACAAACGTCGGGAAACACCATGATATTTCTTTTGTGAGCCACCATGCTTTGCGTAATATTCGAGCTGCGAAAGTAAAATCAATCCGTTTGATGGATTTCGTCTGGAGAAATACATGACAGATCTCACTTTTCATGAGGCAGATCAACGTACGATTGGAGGCCaactaatttaaacaaattattcaagaCCTGCTCATAAATTATCGCGTTGCGTGGATTTTTTGCAGAAGACAGATTAGGAGACATGTTGGCCTAGACATTAACGTAAAAAAGTAGGTTAATTGCAACTAATTTAATAGAATACCTCCAAGGCGTAGAGTTTGTAATCCTCGTCCATTATATAATCGAAGCGATAAAGCTCAAAGAAGTTGCGAAtgttttgataatattttgccgaagagaaaatattactttcttGCGCGAGCAAAACAGATACTATCGACTTGTCGACTTGCTCCCAAACACGATCAGGATCAGCaccttttacaaaaaaaaatatatatatattttattctcaatTCGAAAATTAAGTCTTACCCACTGACTTTAACGTTGCGTCAAAAGACTCTTGGATCGAGtaagaatgatttaaaaacttcTGCATCGTGGGAGATTCCCAGTATTGTAGCGAGTCCTCTTTTATTACGTACTGGGACACGTTTGACTCGTTGAAAGGATAATAAGGGATTTTGGTGTACCTGAATTTCTTGTAtttagttataaatttaattttttaaggttaaGCACTATACCGAATTATCATGTCTTCCTTTATTCGATAGGCACGAAGGGGGTGAATCGAAGTGATTACCAAGTAGACTCCAAATTCAAACTTTCTTCCGTCAATGAGTAACggtttttcaatgaatttttggacaaattttTGATCAGAGTCAAAATCTATATCCTTCACAGCTTTTAGGTAAATCTCTcggtgatatttatttttctcaacgAATTTAGCAGTTGGATTTTCCTCAACCTGCgcgaatgattattttaatctagaacgtttttttttttttttttttgctcttttgatccttgtccgtccgaggaccgggaagggcgcgcactgcactagcacgaatgctgaaacccgggtcccaataacaccgcgaacggataacatgggcgcaccgggccgcacagggacccagcccactcaagggccacttgcctccgcaccgaggactgcattgaaacgctagacattcgtcccgtgaagccaaatcacgcatgctggaaaggtgcaaaccagcaagtagcgagtcggcgccggtgcgcctcccagcccgttgagcaatttgagcaattcgagtcactaaactaaccactttttgccatttctggcattgggtagccagtattagatctccgaactgctcaaatacctctcattgctttgacactcctgagagtgccttaacaatgcgagccaacgggctggttttagttaatttatagaaacattacatattttagaaatttatccTTGTCTTCAGGCAATCGAAAAGCCGGTGGAATATTTATAGCTCCGGACTTGACGAATTCTGCTTTTATGACGAGATGTCCATTTCCAGGTATTTTATTCACCCTTCGATGAGGCTGTATTTCCGTAAGTGCTTTGGCTGTGACAAAGGGAGAATCATGCGCCCACAGGACGTCCCAATCAGCGTCGATATTGTGCGTCACCTCGTAACCAAAGCGCTCGAACACTCGGTGAACGTGCTTGAGCGTCTCCACGTAATGAGGTTTCTGTAGgagatgaattgaatttaCGAAAATAATACATTCTTTTGGTGCATACTTCATTAAGATGCAGCAAAACTATTGGTTTTTCCTTCTTGATTGTTGACGTTGTCTGGTTCCTCTTCCTAACACTCCGcgacttttttccttttatttgcTCTGCTCCAGGCAGTATCAAGATAATTCCCAACAATAATACAAACGAAGCAAGTATTAAGTGAAACTGCAATTgcataatgaaattttagaattttatagCACACGTATTCATATATTACCTTTTTGTCAGGGGTCTTTTTGTAagtaaaatttcttttcctgACATCCTTTACCACCTGACTGCTCATGTTAACTTAATATTAAAGTATTatgtgacaaaataaaaaaataactaatttaaGAACTGCCCTTCTTAATTTGTATTTACGGAAAACAATGTGCGTACTTGCTTTTGGCAGTCGACAGCAAAAggaagtaaataataaaagactAGATCGTGTGTGCTTCTTTCCCAACTGACACAGTATCGTGCTAAGTGCTTTTGAGAAACACACGGGGGTGCTCTTTATCGAATGCTAAAATTACTTCCACTGAAAGCTATTTATCACTGATACGATTCAGTTTGGCGTCACACCATTTCTTgatactaaattattttttttttttcatatcatAATATAGCTTTCTGTCTAGAACAAAGGGAGTCTCACCGCAGCagacacaaaaatttcaagcacgAAAAATATGAACGATTTcgctcaaaatttcattgcgTTTAATgtctattgaaaataaaagtagcTATGATATTGGAATTTTCAAGCAATTCATATAATTAggtttttgtttgattaaGGAAAACTTTTGATAttcttagaaataaattttgaaaatagtattttatgCCACGCAcattcaattcatttatttgttttttaacctctgctcagcacatcccgtgtgCTATAAATGAgctcccaataacaccgcttAGAGTGCcttttttggaaagaaaaagtACTTAAATCCTTAAAAATGCTGTAATGGGAgtcgaaaaatcaaaattaaaacctgttaactgatcaatttaaaaaataaaaacagatacagacaggaaattgaaataaaactcagatttattgatataaaataacTTCATTCAATATTCTATCACCCATTTAATTATGCTATTTTGCAAAAACGCAATAATTAACACCAAGATTCATCCAGCAAACATTTCCCTCGGAACCACTGAtatatcaatttgtttttttctgacaGCAAGCAATTAAGCTCCGCAGGGATTCCTCGTTTAGCCTCCTCCTGCGtctaaagacaaaaattaaatcaaatgaagcaaataaaaaaatctcaccaTTATTGGAGGAAAGACCCTTCTGGCCCTGAACCTAGAGAGGTACTCCCTGTATGCCATTTGCAGATCAAGAGACATTTCCCCACTTAGGCACGTTTCACAAAGTTTGCACTCAAACGTGCTGCAGTCAgtacaatttaaacaaacttcAGGAAACACCATGATATTTCTCTCGTGCGCCATCATACGTCTTGCTTTTTTCGAGCTTTGTGTGAagagtgaattaattatttcaaataaaaattgtaaaaagataACCAACGTTTTAAGCGGAGGATGTAGGTAGGATGAAAGTCCAACCAATGAGAACAAGCTGTTCaatatttgctcaaattttatttcgtcttGTTTAAATCTTCCAAATAGACTTGGAGACGGATCAGCCTATAAATTTCAATgggcgaattaaaaattaaatttttgaggcTCAATTCAACATACCTCAATAGCGTGAACCTTAAAATCTTCGTCAATCAAAAAGTCAAACCGTAAAAGCTCAAAGAAATTGCGcgtgttttcaaatttgtataatttagaaatgattgatttttcctgAGCAAGATAAACAGATACGATTGATTCGTCAACTTGTCTCCAAAGTTGCTCAGGATTTCcaccttttttattgaaaaaggaaattcattgttaaatatttaataaaaaaaaacgtcaaACCTAGCGTCTGAAGTATCGCTTCAAATGACTCTTGGATCGAGTTTGagtgttttatatatttgttcatACTTTCCGAGGAAGAGCATGGATGAATATTCTGTGTAATGTACTTTGACCTCTTTGACATGTCGAATGGGTAATACGGCTGAGTAGTAAACCTAATctcttgttaaaattaaaatctataaaagATGAAAGTACCGCACTAGCACATCTTCTTGCATTCGGTAAAGACGCAGCGGATGAATTGAAGTTACGACGA encodes:
- the LOC135942086 gene encoding probable tubulin polyglutamylase ttll-15 produces the protein MKYAPKECIIFVNSIHLLQKPHYVETLKHVHRVFERFGYEVTHNIDADWDVLWAHDSPFVTAKALTEIQPHRRVNKIPGNGHLVIKAEFVKSGAINIPPAFRLPEDKDKFLKYVEENPTAKFVEKNKYHREIYLKAVKDIDFDSDQKFVQKFIEKPLLIDGRKFEFGVYLVITSIHPLRAYRIKEDMIIRYTKIPYYPFNESNVSQYVIKEDSLQYWESPTMQKFLNHSYSIQESFDATLKSVGADPDRVWEQVDKSIVSVLLAQESNIFSSAKYYQNIRNFFELYRFDYIMDEDYKLYALEANMSPNLSSAKNPRNAIIYEQVLNNLFKLVGLQSYVDLPHENSNITQSMVAHKRNIMVFPDVCLYCNDCSEFECKLCATCLNEDLALDLQMAYREYLSKSRASRVFPPRMTQEEARRGIPAELKGTSATSKLIYGWFQGKCLLDVSWC
- the LOC135943328 gene encoding probable tubulin polyglutamylase ttll-15; this translates as MNLKPHQRVNKVPGNDYVVLKDKFVSSGGKNIPPAFRLPKDSDKFLKYAEENPSSQFLEKSHVERNSKHIYLKPVKDINLNAYDKFVQLFVSNPLLIDGKKFEFGVYVVVTSIHPLRLYRMQEDVLVRFTTQPYYPFDMSKRSKYITQNIHPCSSSESMNKYIKHSNSIQESFEAILQTLGGNPEQLWRQVDESIVSVYLAQEKSIISKLYKFENTRNFFELLRFDFLIDEDFKVHAIEADPSPSLFGRFKQDEIKFEQILNSLFSLVGLSSYLHPPLKTSKKARRMMAHERNIMVFPEVCLNCTDCSTFECKLCETCLSGEMSLDLQMAYREYLSRFRARRVFPPIMTQEEAKRGIPAELNCLLSEKNKLIYQWFRGKCLLDESWC